The Moorella glycerini genomic interval GTAGGCCTGGAGCACTCCGTGGTCCTGGAAGGGTGTATTTTAAGCGACATTCCCCGCATTGAGGACAGCCTCATCGGCCGCAACACCCGCGTCCGTCGCGCCGGCGACGGCCGCCAGGCCCTGCGCCTCTTCCTGGGGGACGACGCGGAGGTCGCTGTTTAAACCGGAAAGAAAGAAGGATAGAATTATGGAACTTATCGACGGCGTAAAATTGCGGCAACTGCGGCTCATCCCCGACAGCCGGGGTTACCTCATGGAGATGCTGCGCCGCGACTGGGAAGAATTCATGCAGTTCGGCCAGGCCTATATCACCGCCTGCTACCCCGGCGTCATCAAAGCCTGGCACTACCATAAACTGCAGTGGGACCATTTTGTCTGCGTCAGCGGCATGGCCCGGGTGGTCCTCTACGATGATCGGGAAGGCAGCCCCACCAGGGGGCTGGTCAATGAGTTTCACATCGGCTACTTAAATCCGGTGCTCTTAAAAATCCCGCCCCTGGTCTACCACGGCTTCACCGCCGAAGGGCCGGAGACGGCTTTAATCGTCAATTTCCCCACCGAGCTCTACAACTACCAGCAGCCGGACGAGTACCGCCGGCCCTACAACGACCCGGCCATCCCCTACTCCTGGGAGGTAAAGCACGGGTAAAAGGAGCGACAGGCCGGATGCATATCCTGGTAACCGGAGCCGGGGGCATGCTGGGCCAGGCCGTGACCCGGGAATTCCAGGGCCGTAACCACACGGTTACGGCTCTAAGTCATGCCCGGCTGGACATAACCGACCTGGCAGCAGTCAAGCAGGCCCTGGCAGAATACACCCCGGAAGTCATAATAAACTGCGCCGCCTACACCAAAGTCGACCAGGCCGAGACCGATTACGAGGCGGCCGTACGGGTCAACGCCCTAGGCGTGAGAAATCTGGCCCTGGCCTGTAAAGAGACAGGTGCCGTGCTGGTCCAAATCAGCACCGATTACGTCTTCGACGGGCAAAAAAATGAGCCCCGGGGCATTTATGACGAGAGGCATCCCATTAACGCCTACGGCCGCAGCAAGTACCTGGGAGAGCGTTTTCTAGAAACCATCGCCCCCCGCTACTATCTCGTTCGCACTTCCTGGCTCTTCGGCCCCGGCGGCCCGAACTTTGTCGAAACCATCCTGAAACTGGCCCGGGAAAAGGAAACACTCACCGTAGTCGACGACCAGTGGGGCTGTCCCACTTATACAACAGACCTGGCCCGCGCACTTGTATGCCTGGTGGCAAGCGGCTGCTACGGCGTGTACCATATCACCAACCAGGGAGCCACCACCTGGTATCATTTTGCGCGGGAAATCCTGGCCGCGGCAGGTGTTAAGACAAACATTAAACCCGTTACTACCGCCGCATTCCCGCGCCCGGCCCGGCGCCCGGCTTATTCGGTGCTGGATCCTTTTCCGTTAAAAGAAACCATAGGCTACCTCCTGCCGACCTGGCAGGACGCATTGATGCGCTACTTTGCTGAGAGGAGAAACACGGATTGGTAAAGCTGTTAGTCACCGGCGGCGCCGGCTTTATCGGCTCCAACTTTATCCGGCACATATTAAAAGAGCATCCCGACTGGTACATAGTCAACCTGGACAAGCTGACCTACGCCGGCAACTTGGAAAACCTGAAGGACGTAGAGGATAACCCCCGCTGCCGCTTTGTCCGCGGCGACATAGCCGACCGGGAGCTGGTCGACCGTCTTTTCCGGGAGGAAAAATTCGATCTCGTCGCCAACCTGGCCGCCGAGTCCCATGTGGACCGCAGCATCCTGGACCCGGCGCCCTTTATCGAGACCAACGTCAAGGGCACCCAGGTGCTGCTGGAGGCCGCCCGGCAGCGCGGCATCGCGAAGTTCCTCCAGGTATCCACCGATGAGGTCTACGGCTCGCTTCAGCCGGACGACCCGCCCTTTACCGAAGAAAGCCCCATCCGGCCCAACAGCCCCTACTCGGCCAGCAAAGCCGCCGCCGACCTCATGTGCCGGGCCTACTTCGTCACCTACGGCCTGCCGGTGGTCATCACCCGCTGCAGCAACAACTACGGCCCCTACCAGCACCCGGAGAAGTTCATCCCGACCATCATCCTGAACGCCCTGGCGGATAAACCCATCCCCGTCTACGGCGACGGCCAGAACGTGCGGGACTGGATCCACGTCGAGGACCACTGCCGCGCCCTGGACCTGGTTTTGCAAAAAGGGCAGGCGGGGGAGGTTTATAACATCGGCGCCAATAACGAACACACCAACCTGGATATCGTAAAAACTATTCTCCGGCTCATGAATAAACCCGCGAGCCTCATCACCTTCGTTAAAGACCGGCCGGGGCATGATCGCAGGTATGCTATAGAGCCGTCAAAAATAGAGGCCGCCTTATCCTGGCAGCCCCAGGTGGACTTCACCTCCGGCCTGAAGGATCTCATTACATGGTACATAGAGCACCGGCCATGGTGGGAACGGGTGAAAAGCGGCGAG includes:
- a CDS encoding dTDP-4-dehydrorhamnose 3,5-epimerase family protein, encoding MELIDGVKLRQLRLIPDSRGYLMEMLRRDWEEFMQFGQAYITACYPGVIKAWHYHKLQWDHFVCVSGMARVVLYDDREGSPTRGLVNEFHIGYLNPVLLKIPPLVYHGFTAEGPETALIVNFPTELYNYQQPDEYRRPYNDPAIPYSWEVKHG
- the rfbD gene encoding dTDP-4-dehydrorhamnose reductase: MHILVTGAGGMLGQAVTREFQGRNHTVTALSHARLDITDLAAVKQALAEYTPEVIINCAAYTKVDQAETDYEAAVRVNALGVRNLALACKETGAVLVQISTDYVFDGQKNEPRGIYDERHPINAYGRSKYLGERFLETIAPRYYLVRTSWLFGPGGPNFVETILKLAREKETLTVVDDQWGCPTYTTDLARALVCLVASGCYGVYHITNQGATTWYHFAREILAAAGVKTNIKPVTTAAFPRPARRPAYSVLDPFPLKETIGYLLPTWQDALMRYFAERRNTDW
- the rfbB gene encoding dTDP-glucose 4,6-dehydratase, encoding MVKLLVTGGAGFIGSNFIRHILKEHPDWYIVNLDKLTYAGNLENLKDVEDNPRCRFVRGDIADRELVDRLFREEKFDLVANLAAESHVDRSILDPAPFIETNVKGTQVLLEAARQRGIAKFLQVSTDEVYGSLQPDDPPFTEESPIRPNSPYSASKAAADLMCRAYFVTYGLPVVITRCSNNYGPYQHPEKFIPTIILNALADKPIPVYGDGQNVRDWIHVEDHCRALDLVLQKGQAGEVYNIGANNEHTNLDIVKTILRLMNKPASLITFVKDRPGHDRRYAIEPSKIEAALSWQPQVDFTSGLKDLITWYIEHRPWWERVKSGEYREYAEKWYRSLTS